One window from the genome of Macrobrachium rosenbergii isolate ZJJX-2024 chromosome 2, ASM4041242v1, whole genome shotgun sequence encodes:
- the LOC136842704 gene encoding uncharacterized protein: protein MKWKKNCRRRRRRRRRRKKEGKEERGSKKEVDNDANEEKRKRRKTADEVEKELQKEEEEEEEKKEEEAERKEKNDSNEEKLKKKEKNRRWSGKIIVAGGGGGGGGGGGGGRRKEEERWRNARKKKKKGEKQAMDWKRLVTGGGGGGGGGGGGGGEEEEGGARNRRNRRKMTEKQKDWKRKIKKGKKQAMGRKKKNLAGGGGGRRRREEEEEEEEEEEEEEEEEESQSVFSQRCLPSSQLRSRPHARI, encoded by the coding sequence atgaagtggaagaagaattgtaggaggaggaggaggaggaggaggaggaggaaaaaagaaggaaaagaagaaagaggaagtaagAAAGAGGTGGATAATGACGCCAacgaagaaaaacgaaaaagaaggaaaacagccGATGAAGTGGAAAAAGAATtgcagaaagaggaggaggaggaggaggagaagaaggaggaggaggcggagagaaaggagaaaaatgacagcaacgaagaaaaattaaaaaaaaaggagaaaaacaggCGATGGagtggaaaaataattgtagcaggaggaggaggaggaggaggaggaggaggaggaggaggaaggaggaaggaggaggagagatggagaaatgcaagaaaaaaaaaaaaaaaaggagaaaaacaggCCATGGACTGGAAAAGACttgtaacaggaggaggaggaggaggaggaggaggaggaggaggaggaggggaggaggaggagggaggagcgAGGAATAGGAGAAATaggagaaaaatgacagaaaaacagaaggactggaaaagaaaaataaaaaaaggaaagaagcagGCGatggggaggaaaaagaaaaatctggcaggaggaggaggagggaggaggaggagggaggaggaggaggaggaggaggaggaggaggaggaggaggaggaggaggaggagagccaaTCAGTATTCAGCCAAAGGTGTCTCCCCAGTTCACAACTCAGGAGCCGTCCTCATGCAAGGATATAA